The Thermoleophilia bacterium nucleotide sequence GAAGTTTGGTTAGAACGAGGAGAGTGCCGCCGTCTGCGGCCTTACGCAGGTCAAAGTCGTCGACGACAGCCCGAATGATCGAGATGCCCAGACCCCCCTCGCCATTGCCAACTCCGGGGTAGGCGACGCATTCCGGGCACTCCACGTCGTGGACATCGAATCCAGAACCGTCGTCGTGGATCTGGATCACGACTCGCTCGTCATCCACGCTGAAGGCGAGATGGACTTGCCCGCCATCATCGCTGTAGGCGTGCCTAACTGAGTTGGAGCATGCCTCCGTGAGCGCCAGCTTGAGGTCGGCAACCGCATCCTCGGAGTATCCCCGAGAGCGCAGCATCCCCGCCAACGCGAGGCGACCCAGCACAACGTATTCGGCGCGCGCCGGGATATCGAGCTTCACGTATTCCTTCACGGTCTGCAATGCTACTCGCTCCAGCCCTCTCAGGCCATCTCGCCTCACTTGATCGCGGCGCGCACGTTCACGTTCGCACCGCACATAGAACAGAAGGTTCCCCGAAGGGCGAGGTCCTCAACCGCCACTCCCGTTCTGCGCACCAACAGCCTGTGGCAACGTGGGCACACGGTGTTCTGCCCCTCGTGTCCCGGCACGTTGCCCACGTAGACGAAACGCAATCCCTCTTCCTCACCGATCTTGACCGCGCGCTGCAGCGTCGCGATCGGCGTCGCGGGCAGGTGGGCGTACTCAAGGTATGGCAAGAAACGCGTGACGTGCCACGGCGTTTCTGGACCAAGCTTGTCGGCAATCCATCGGGCGATTTCGCGCAGCGTGTGCTCGTCGTCGTTGAGTGTTGGGATAACGTTGGTCACAATCTCAACATGACAGCCATGCTCGATCTTGGCACGCTCGGCCGCCGCTAGCACCGGTGCAAAGTGGCGGATGCGGCAGAGTTCACGGTATTGGTCGTCACTGAACCCTTTGACATCGACGCG carries:
- a CDS encoding ATP-binding protein, producing MKEYVKLDIPARAEYVVLGRLALAGMLRSRGYSEDAVADLKLALTEACSNSVRHAYSDDGGQVHLAFSVDDERVVIQIHDDGSGFDVHDVECPECVAYPGVGNGEGGLGISIIRAVVDDFDLRKAADGGTLLVLTKLREA